The following proteins are encoded in a genomic region of Phaeodactylum tricornutum CCAP 1055/1 chromosome 1, whole genome shotgun sequence:
- a CDS encoding predicted protein, whose protein sequence is GFQLAQKGAKANYPVVMMPGFVTSGLEVWGGKECARSHFRQRLWAAIGGARSFLTDRECWKEHMMLSLKTGVDPADIRLRAAQGFEAADYFMANYWVFGKASHMLLIIENLADLGYSPSEMTMEPYDWRLAFPLLEKRDGYLTKLRHTIEAMHKTTGKKIVLTSHSMGGMLVHYFFKWVTTSASKGGGGGGKHWVDEHIHAYVNIAGSHLGVVKAATALLSGEMSDTILMGTMGSMLEQFFGRRQRRDLWTTWGSLWTMLPLGGNSIWGSENAKSEMNATIDIDSSLKDFAEDFVSYKSHTAEDVADFLIGFGAARGHEVANPKMVSVYGDDEKPSSRTWHDPTRTPLPYAPNMKIYCMYGVGVATERAYYYQGNREEAKDEAGPGQDLQEPPVVLDPTVNDAERNVTHGIRYSDGDGSVPLISLGYVCVDLWKRRETGLNPSQTAVHTREYHHSPGFCVDDPMRGGPSSSDHVDILGNMNMMEDFLRVVSDFEISEVNNDKISSDIKHLSEEITAHK, encoded by the exons GGTTTTCAGCTGGCTCAAAAAGGCGCAAAAGCAAACTATCCTGTGGTCATGATGCCCGGCTTTGTCACATCGGGTCTTGAGGTTTGGGGCGGGAAAGAGTGTGCGCGCAGTCATTTTCGACAGCGCCTTTGGGCTGCTATTGGTGGAGCAAGGAGTTTTCTGACTGACCGGGAATGCTGGAAGGAGCATATGATGTTGAGTCTAAAGACCGGTGTCGATCCAGCTGACATTCGGCTACGAGCTGCCCAAGGCTTTGAAGCGGCGGACTACTTCATGGCAAACTATTGGGTTTTCGGAAAGGCAAGTCACATGCTCTTA ATCATTGAAAATTTGGCCGATTTGGGATATTCTCCATCCGAAATGACGATGGAACCGTATGACTGGCGCCTGGCGTTTCCTTTACTCGAAAAGCGCGACGGATACCTTACTAAACTACGGCACACAATTGAAGCCATGCACAAAACTACCGGGAAGAAGATTGTTTTAACCTCGCATTCCATGGGGGGAATGTTAGTCCACTATTTCTTTAAATGGGTGACGACGAGTGCATCGAAGGGCGGAGGTGGGGGAGGCAAACACTGGGTTGACGAGCATATTCACGCTTACGTCAATATTGCCGGTTCCCATCTGGGCGTTGTGAAAGCGGCAACAGCCTTGTTGTCCGGAGAAATGAGTGACACCATCCTCATGGGAACAATGGGCAGTATGCTGGAACAGTTcttcggacgacgacagcgcCGAGATTTATGGACGACATGGGGATCGCTATGGACAATGCTTCCATTAGGGGGAAATTCAATCTGGGGTAGTG AGAACGCCAAATCCGAAATGAATGCAACGATCGACATAGATTCATCTCTCAAAGACTTCGCAGAAGACTTTGTATCATATAAATCGCACACGGCCGAAGATGTCGCCGACTTTCTCATTGGATTCGGTGCCGCACGCGGGCACGAAGTTGCCAACCCCAAAATGGTGTCTGTGtacggtgacgacgaaaaacCGTCGTCCAGAACGTGGCACGACCCAACGCGAACTCCACTGCCTTACGCACCAAACATGAAGATATATTGCATGTACGGTGTGGGGGTTGCAACGGAACGCGCGTACTACTACCAGGGAAATCGCGAGGAGGCGAAAGATGAAGCAGGCCCAGGACAAGATCTTCAGGAGCCACCGGTCGTTCTGGATCCGACTGTAAACGATGCAGAGCGCAATGTAACCCACGGGATTCGTTACAGTGACGGGGATGGATCTGTACCACTTATCTCGCTTGGGTATGTTTGCGTAGACTTGTGGAAGCGAAGAGAGACTGGCCTGAACCCATCGCAGACAGCCGTGCATACTAGAGAATACCATCACAGTCCGGGTTTCTGTGTTGATGATCCTATGCGTGGTGGCCCTTCGAGCTCCGATCATGTTGACATCCTGGGCAACATGAACATGATGGAAGACTTTTTGAGGGTGGTCAGTGACTTTGAAATCTCCGAAGTAAATAACGACAAGATTTCTAGCGACATAAAGCATCTTTCGGAAGAAATCACCGCCCACAAG
- a CDS encoding predicted protein, whose translation MYRRQVGVLNLGSKSAPSEASLTVNDSLSTLTQWMFPRGERQTPQSSSASSTASSPSWSSRRHREIAAVETSEKESRNTNVKHLTRLSRYSESSVPAIVDHNDTWGQFVDTAEAEDELIRHSKVLSMRRTAS comes from the coding sequence ATGTATCGCCGACAGGTAGGCGTGTTAAATTTGGGGAGCAAGTCCGCGCCCTCCGAGGCATCACTTACGGTCAATGATTCTCTGTCAACCCTCACCCAATGGATGTTTCCACGAGGAGAACGTCAAACGCCTCAGTCGTCTTCAGCCTCATCTACCGCCAGCTCTCCATCCTGGTCCAGCCGGCGCCACCGAGAAATAGCCGCTGTGGAGACATCGGAAAAGGAGAGCAGAAACACCAACGTCAAACACCTCACACGACTATCCCGATATTCAGAGTCATCCGTTCCGGCAATAGTCGACCACAATGATACCTGGGGTCAGTTCGTGGATACAGCAGAAGCTGAAGATGAGCTTATTCGACACAGCAAAGTCCTGTCGATGCGCCGTACGGCCAGCTGA
- a CDS encoding predicted protein: MPSQSLSPLIAGFTGGVVSTTLLLPLDVIKVRLQVNESPASPVGSDQKHGRKRRLGATRVMQGIVKHEGFRGLWVGWTPAVIGSAVSWGGYFFFYESFKKQLSASDVLSSLDNFALACTAGGVMVLMTNPIWLIKIRMQLQMKRASELLNIKPYRNIGDAVATIVREEGPLALYKGVGPALLLTSHGGVQFVVYEYLKKHFRFQRINREETGRATQGITKRLQNTVTYPLQTIKARMQQRSDALEFTADGEVRAVRRDYRGLFSTIKRVFRQEGFVGFFKGCIPNAIRVAPGAAITFVVYEALMDYLD, from the exons ATGCCTTCTCAGTCACTAAGTCCGCTCATTGCGGGTTTCACTGGTGGTGTAGTTAGCACAACGCTCCTACTTCCGCTGGATGTCATCAAAGTCCGGCTGCAAGTGAACGAATCCCCTGCTTCACCAGTCGGTTCAGATCAGAAACATGGTCGTAAGCGGCGTTTGGGAGCTACTCGTGTGATGCAAGGCATTGTGAAACACGAAGGGTTTCGCGGATTGTGGGTCGGCTGGACACCGGCTGTGATTGGATCCGCTGTGTCGTGGGGAGGATATTTCTTCTTTTACGAAAGCTTCAAAAAGCAGCTT TCCGCAAGCGACGTATTGAGTTCACTCGATAATTTTGCCCTGGCCTGTACAGCTGGTGGCGTCATGGTTTTAATGACGAATCCGATCTGGTTGATCAAGATCCGCATGCAACTCCAAATGAAGAGAGCAAGCGAACTGCTCAATATCAAGCCGTATCGAAATATTGGTGATGCAGTAGCTACTATTGTGAGAGAGGAAGGTCCACTGGCTCTTTATAAGGGTGTCGGACCAGCTTTGTTATTAACGTCCCACGGAGGAGTTCAATTTGTGGTATATGAATACTTGAAGAAGCACTTTCGCTTCCAACGGATAAACCGGGAAGAAACAGGAAGAGCAACGCAAGGCATTACGAAAAGACTACAAAA CACAGTGACGTATCCGTTACAAACGATCAAGGCACGTATGCAGCAAAGGTCGGATGCGTTGGAATTCACCGCTGACGGCGAGGTTCGGGCAGTCAGACGCGACTACAGAGGCCTGTTCTCAACGATAAAGCGCGTGTTCAGACAAGAAGGCTTTGTTGGATTTTTCAAAGGTTGCATTCCCAATGCCATTCGAGTTGCCCCTGGTGCGGCTATCACATTTGTGGTTTATGAAGCGCTTATGGATTATCTCGATTAG
- a CDS encoding predicted protein → SFLQAAFNLANILMGVGLLGLPFVFRSAGWFGGFVCLCIFGLITWRTSILIGRELNARMFPPISSFPDIARAAFGDTGCLILSVILYFELFSCVCIFFVTIGDHLHQLFPMISVSNHMIMVAVVSIVPTIVLRTPTLLSYLSMIGTFATIAVVFSVVAASIIEGDISEDVAEKKGVEMEGGYHGDFRPEGLALALGLVAYCFSGHAIVPSIYSSMEKPQQFEQMVTLTFSVVVGCCLAVAIAGYYMFGDMVEDQVTLSLEENSKAERAMKALTWLMVSTAFSKVTLTMFPLALGIEEIVAPFLTSQRLVDAASATIKLVMTVLALCVSIFVPSFSLLCSLVGMICTMSVSVIFPAAAHLKMFGPRLSMWEKLTDWFFVAVGLVMAVVGTVATI, encoded by the exons TCTTTTTTACAAGCTGCTTTCAATCTCGCGAACATTTTAATGGGTGTGGGTCTCCTTGGACTTCCCTTTGTTTTTCGTAGTGCTGGGTGGTTCGGTGGTTTTGTTTGTCTCTGTATTTTTGGTCTTATTACATGGAGGACTTCTATTTTAATTGGGCGGGAGCTCAACG CACGCATGTTCCCTCCGATTAGCTCGTTTCCTGATATTGCACGCGCCGCCTTCGGCGACACCGGATGCTTGATACTCTCCGTCATTTTATACTTCGAGCTCTTTTCCTGCGTTTGCATTTTCTTTGTAACGATCGGAGACCATTTACATCAATTGTTCCCAATGATTTCGGTATCGAACCACATGATTATGGTTGCTGTCGTGTCAATTGTTCCTACCATTGTTCTTCGAACGCCGACCCTTCTCTCATACTTGAGCATGATTGGTACTTTCGCTACAATTGCTGTTGTCTtttctgttgttgctgcatCTATCATTGAGGGCGACATCTCGGAAGATGTCGCTGAGAAGAAAGGTGTGGAAATGGAAGGAGGATACCACGGAGATTTCCGTCCAGAAGGTCTCGCGCTTGCGCTTGGATTGGTGGCGTATTGCTTCAGTGGCCATGCCATTGTCCCTTCTATATACTCATCCATGGAAAAACCTCAGCAGTTTGAACAAATGGTTACGCTCACTTTCAGCGTAGTGGTTGGATGCTGTCTTGCCGTGGCCATTGCAGGCTACTACATGTTTGGAGACATGGTGGAGGACCAGGTTACTTTATCGTTGGAGGAGAATTCCAAGGCCGAGCGTGCAATGAAAGCCCTTACCTGGCTTATGGTGTCTACAGCTTTTTCGAAAGTAACTCTGACCATGTTCCCATTAGCGCTTGGCATTGAAGAGATTGTGGCGCCGTTTTTGACGAGTCAACGCTTGGTAGATGCTGCTTCGGCCACAATCAAGTTGGTGATGACTGTCCTGGCACTATGCGTTTCAATTTTTGTGCCGTCCTTCAGTCTGTTATGCTCACTAGTTGGTATGATTTGCACTATGTCTGTGAGTGTTATATTCCCTGCAGCGGCGCACCTCAAAATGTTCGGGCCTAGACTCTCAATGTGGGAAAAATTGACAGACTGGTTTTTTGTCGCCGTCGGCCTGGTAATGGCGGTAGTCGGGACAGTCGCCACAATTTAG
- the SLY1 gene encoding predicted protein (putative Sly1p, syntaxin-binding protein, Sec1 domain-containing protein), translated as MKDSSLKSAQLAAVHRMLAFNEVDGTAYENEYALPPAGSSHNQWKILIYDAACQAIISPILSVQQLRRRGVTLHLLLNSEREPIPDVPVIYFCRPTKQNLAIIAQDCAKGLYGRAHLNFVTKLDRSLMEEFAKLVVQTGSLESIASVHDQYLDYVCMEKRLFSLHKVNSYVTYNSSGTTEEMMEQAMTDIAYGLFSVVATLGQIPVIRCPRGGAPEMVARQLNRMIAEHPTLLRNKSSLTRPLLVILDRNADLITPVQHTSTYQALIDDLLRHKANRVEFEVVQDPDAKRPKTILKRFDLDPDEDAFYSAHKFQPFPEAIESNGTELQEVTTREQAIRSKAGGSDARNDPMASGATDLANAVDSLPALLDRKKQLEVHTSILQAVMNEVATRDVPQFYELESSLATGAYRNDLAKAKKEVLALVSDETKGNIDDKIRLVMVYTLTTAAKTADLEEVKVTLQQVGDILGAEDKTASTRLASGIKALQYLKQLRSMHMIPSATDMLQELQTPSSASESSSTMLSSLMAKATTQATGLLAKATDRVASMLGKIHKHHATVVVENLCEMAQGSEDETYLYLDPKVKGDVDIHKLRGMNRAAIRNVICFVIGGGSYGEYQNLQMLANDRLQIGYGSTELLDAGSFLAQLGQLG; from the exons ATGAAGGACTCCTCTCTAAAATCCGCGCAGTTGGCGGCGGTACACCGGATGCTCGCCTTTAACGAAGTGGACGGGACGGCGTACGAAAATGAGTACGCGCTGCCGCCCGCTGGAAGCAGCCACAATCAGTGGAAGATTCTAATTTACGATGCAGCTTGccaagcaatcatttctcCGATTCTTTCGGTTCAGCAGCTACGACGACGGGGGGTGACCTTGCACTTGTTGTTGAATAGTGAGCGTGAGCCCATCCCCGATGTACCGGTCATTTACTTTTGTCGACCGACCAAGCAAAATTTGGCAATCATTGCGCAGGACTGTGCCAAGGGTCTCTACGGGCGCGCGCATTTAAATTTCGTAACGAAGCTTGATCGATCACTGATGGAGGAAtttgccaagcttgttgTACAGACAGGATCGTTAGAGTCGATTGCTTCCGTGCATGACCAGTATCTGGACTATGTTTGTATGGAAAAACGACTATTTAGCTTGCACAAAGTCAATTCGTATGTCACTTACAATAGTTCCGGAACAACTGAGGAAATGATGGAACAGGCAATGACGGATATTGCGTACGGCTTGTTTTCGGTAGTAGCTACGCTGGGACAGATTCCAGTGATTCGTTGTCCCCGG GGGGGTGCTCCGGAAATGGTGGCCCGTCAATTGAATCGAATGATAGCTGAGCATCCAACACTGCTCAGGAATAAATCTTCTCTGACGAGACCACTTCTTGTTATTTTGGATCGGAATGCTGATTTGATCACTCCGGTTCAGCATACCAGTACGTACCAGGCGTTAATCGatgatcttcttcgtcataAGGCGAACCGCGTGGAATTTGAAGTTGTTCAAGATCCGGATGCCAAACGTCCGAAAACAATTCTCAAGAGGTTTGATTTGGATCCAGACGAGGACGCATTTTATTCCGCACATAAGTTCCAGCCCTTTCCAGAAGCCATCGAAAGCAACGGCACGGAGCTTCAGGAAGTCACCACGAGAGAACAAGCTATACGCTCTAAAGCGGGAGGAAGTGATGCTCGCAACGACCCCATGGCTTCAGGTGCAACCGATTTAGCGAATGCTGTGGATTCATTACCTGCTCTCTTAGATCGTAAAAAACAGCTAGAAGTACACACGAGTATCCTACAAGCAGTCATGAATGAAGTAGCCACACGAGACGTTCCTCAGTTCTACGAACTCGAGTCGTCTTTGGCAACTGGGGCGTACAGGAACGACTTGGCTAAAGCGAAAAAGGAGGTTTTGGCCCTCGTGAGTGATGAAACCAAGGGAAATATTGACGACAAGATCCGCTTAGTGATGGTGTACACTTTAACAACGGCTGCTAAAACTGCCGACTTGGAAGAAGTGAAAGTGACTTTGCAACAAGTTGGCGATATTTTGGGAGCGGAGGACAAAACGGCGTCAACTCGTCTCGCCTCGGGAATCAAAGCTTTACAGTATCTCAAGCAGCTCCGGTCTATGCATATGATTCCTTCTGCTACTGATATGTTGCAAGAGTTGCAAACGCCATCGTCTGCCAGTGAATCGTCCAGCACCATGCTGAGCAGCCTCATGGCCAAAGCTACAACGCAAGCTACTGGTTTATTGGCGAAGGCTACGGATCGTGTGGCCTCCATGTTGGGTAAAATCCACAAGCACCACGCCACAGTGGTAGTCGAAAATTTGTGCGAAATGGCACAGGGTAGCGAGGATGAAACTTATCTATATTTGGACCCTAAGGTCAAGGGAGACGTTGATATACACAAGCTACGTGGCATGAATCGAGCAGCAATTCGCAACGTAATTTGTTTTGTCATAGGCGGCGGCTCGTATGGAGAGTACCAGAATTTGCAAATGCTGGCCAATGATCGTCTACAGATTGGGTACGGCAGCACGGAGCTTTTGGACGCCGGATCCTTTTTGGCGCAATTGGGACAATTAGGATAG
- a CDS encoding predicted protein, whose amino-acid sequence MVEGFLPIATEGVLLPKLHEHRCVVTLPDRLHVSKSTRKKAKGFTISFNQAFEEVVEGCRAQHGPQCWLYPSLHQHASPLESTGKTCTIHLYSVEIWNNDRQLVGGELGYTVGSVYTSLTGFSAQDSAGSVQLAALGHLLCQLGFTLWDLGMEMEYKRNLGSQLVPRAVFVD is encoded by the exons ATGGTCGAAGGATTTTTACCAATCGCCACGGAAGGAGTCCTTTTGCCCAAATTACACGAGCACCGTTGTGTTGTCACGTTGCCTGATCGGTTACACGTTTCCAAGTCCACTCGGAAGAAGGCCAAAGGCTTTACCATTTCATTCAATCAAGCGTTCGAGGAGGTCGTGGAAGGATGTCGAGCACAACACGGGCCGCAGTGTTGGTTGTATCCATCTTTA CACCAGCACGCTTCGCCCCTGGAGAGCACGGGAAAGACGTGTACAATTCATTTGTACTCGGTCGAAATTTGGAACAACGATCGCCAATTGGTTGGCGGGGAATTGGGATACACGGTAGGTAGTGTCTATACTTCGCTCACCGGGTTTTCCGCGCAAGATTCTGCGGGTTCTGTCCAGTTGGCGGCTCTCGGACATTTGCTATGCCAGCTCGGATTCACACTTTGGGATTTAGGTATGGAGATGGAGTACAAACGAAATCTGGGCTCGCAGCTCGTGCCTCGGGCCGTCTTTGTGGAT
- the DXR gene encoding 1-deoxy-d-xylulose-5-phosphate reductoisomerase (second step in MEP pathway, first intermediate unique for isoprenoid biosynthesis; chloroplast precursor) — protein sequence MRLTELSVSLIVGSAAAFAPTTGISATRTTSASTVRLQLVSGSQGTGEGWIDPSAPVNSKASLEKTLSKSLEGSNFQKRLSLLGSTGSIGTQTLEIVDACPDNFVVDALSAGTNVELMTQQVLKYSPKVASMSTPEAAKELKRRLQDEGCKSMPLILSGQEGIVAAATVDTADTVVTGIVGAAGLEPTIEAIKMKKDIALANKETLISGGPVINPLVEKYGINMLPADSEHSAIFQCLQGVPPGGLRRVILTASGGAFRDFSKDELFRLCEDNPRAVQAKATTHPNWDMGAKITLDSATMMNKGLEVIEAHYLFGASYDDIDIVIHPQSIVHSMVETQDTSCIAQLGWADMRLPLVYSVSWPHRLKMPYKPLDLAELGSLTFSKPDHAKYPCIGLAYAAGRQGGTMTAVLNAANEAANEMFRADVGLGFLDIPKLIEGAMEAHKEEFKKDGVTLEDILHVDQWAREHVRQASEQLDKSKVIVV from the exons ATGCGGTTAACGGAACTGTCAGTCTCTCTTATCGTCGGTTCGGCGGCAGCCTTTGCCCCGACAACTGGTATCTCCGCGACGCGGACGACTTCGGCCTCGACTGTACGCTTGCAATTAGTCTCCGGTTCCCAAGGCACCGGCGAAGGGTGGATTGATCCTTCGGCTCCCGTCaattccaaagcttctttAGAAAAAACGCTGTCCAAGTCTTTGGAAGGCAGCAATTTCCAGAAACGGCTTTCGCTTTTGGGTTCCACCGGATCGATTGGGACCCAGACACTCGAAATCGTCGACGCTTGCCCTGACAACTTTGTCGTTGATGCGCTTTCGGCGGGTACCAATGTAGAGCTCATGACACAGCAAGTGCTCAAGTACTCTCCCAAAGTCGCGTCCATGAGTACCCCGGAAGCAGCCAAGGAATTGAAACGACGTCTCCAAGACGAAGGGTGTAAATCCATGCCACTGATCCTTTCCGGGCAGGAGGGCATTGTCGCAGCCGCGACGGTCGACACTGCCGATACAGTAGTCACTGGAATTGTAGGTGCGGCTGGTTTGGAACCCACCATCGAAGCCatcaaaatgaaaaaagACATTGCGTTGGCCAACAAAGAAACTTTAATTTCCGGCGGACCCGTCATTAATCCACTCGTGGAAAAATACGGAATCAACATG CTCCCTGCCGACAGTGAGCACAGTGCCATTTTCCAGTGCTTGCAGGGTGTCCCCCCGGGTGGATTGCGGCGTGTCATTTTGACGGCATCCGGTGGTGCCTTTCGGGATTTTTCCAAAGACGAGCTCTTTCGTCTCTGCGAAGACAACCCTCGTGCCGTGCAGGCCAAGGCCACGACACACCCCAACTGGGATATGGGTGCGAAAATTACCCTCGACAGTGCCACTATGATGAACAAGGGCCTCGAAGTTATCGAGGCCCATTACTTGTTCGGTGCCAGCTACGACGATATTGATATCGTGATTCATCCCCAATCGATCGTACATTCGATGGTCGAAACACAGGATACTTCCTGCATTGCCCAATTGGGTTGGGCCGACATGCGTCTGCCGTTGGTATATTCTGTGTCCTGGCCCCACCGATTGAAAATGCCGTATAAACCGTTGGATTTGGCCGAGCTTGGCTCTTTAACGTTTAGCAAACCCGACCACGCCAAGTATCCTTGTATTGGGCTGGCGTACGCAGCCGGTCGACAGGGGGGTACCATGACGGCGGTCCTGAACGCGGCCAACgaagccgccaacgaaatgtTCCGCGCCGACGTCGGTCTCGGCTTTTTGGATATACCCAAGCTGATTGAAGGTGCTATGGAAGCACACAAGGAAGAATTCAAAAAGGATGGTGTCACGTTGGAAGATATTCTGCACGTGGATCAATGGGCTCGCGAGCACGTGCGTCAAGCGAGTGAACAGCTGGACAAGAGTAAAGTTATTGTAGTATAG
- a CDS encoding predicted protein: MSSKNLLTTVGELIDAIVELYLKTVIAPFLHFHEIFYSSLNRALRQLLDDHKHHIPDWFTANLITYVRTVVVVPTLVLLSWNHAVLPALLVLAVDFGDFLDGVVARYWVDVKKERAETAAASDKDKKNDPALRTPSPTNSDDESFEVVTTGSPHAVPSWVRLHRNRTYGGFVDAVCDKAFVVPCWISLLHVIPHTSYLQLVQYLTLIALVLAETASGCVRFKAYFTATGVPAPKVEGFDFSTSAVKADHIGKAKQTFEMVGTALFLLPLTRYVGLVLLLLALPLAYESVRRKVKTRAIYVQYDSSALDHKTIKFWMQAKAMGSSLTVGVPGEAKQTDQVLNACAVAAVDQVLVEAPSTVDWHFLRANAIDFCVVGPAQTKYVTDKVLESLCALQIGEDGVARPIKVKTEHKD, translated from the exons ATGTCTTCCAAGAATCTTCTGACGACGGTGGGGGAATTGATCGACGCGATCGTAGAACTCTACCTGAAAACCGTCATCGCACCCTTTCTCCACTTTCACGAGATTTTCTACAGTAGTCTCAATCGAGCATTGCGTCAGCTGCTGGACGATCACAAACACCACATTCCGGATTGGTTCACGGCAAACTTGATCACTTACGTGCGTACCGTTGTCGTGGTGCCCACTCTCGTCCTCCTCAGTTGGAACCACGCCGTGCTCCCCGCCCTTCTCGTGCTCGCCGTCGACTTTGGTGACTTTCTAGACGGCGTTGTGGCGCGCTACTGGGTAGACGTCAAAAAGGAACGAGCCGAAACAGCCGCCGCATCCGACAAGGACAAAAAGAACGATCCGGCTCTACGTACACCCTCTCCCACCAATTCCGATGACGAAAGCTTTG AAGTCGTCACGACGGGATCGCCCCACGCGGTACCATCCTGGGTACGCTTGCACCGCAACCGTACCTACGGAGGCTTTGTGGATGCCGTCTGTGACAAGGCTTTTGTCGTTCCTTGCTGGATTTCGCTCCTCCACGTGATACCCCACACGTCCTACCTTCAACTCGTGCAATACCTTACCTTGATTGCTCTCGTACTGGCCGAAACCGCCAGTGGCTGCGTTCGCTTCAAAGCATACTTTACCGCCACCGGCGTTCCCGCGCCCAAGGTGGAAGGCTTCGACTTTTCCACCAGCGCCGTCAAGGCCGATCACATCGGGAAGGCCAAACAAACCTTCGAAATGGTCGGCACGGCCCTCTTTCTTCTACCTTTGACGCGCTACGTGGGACTCGTATTGCTCCTCCTCGCGTTGCCCCTCGCCTACGAATCCGTCCGTCGCAAGGTCAAGACCAGAGCCATTTATGTACAGTACGACTCGTCGGCACTGGACCACAAAACCATCAAATTCTGGATGCAGGCCAAAGCCATGGGGTCCAGTTTGACGGTTGGCGTACCAGGGGAAGCCAAACAAACGGACCAGGTTTTGAACGCTTGCGCCGTGGCCGCCGTCGATCAAGTCTTGGTCGAAGCCCCGTCGACAGTAGATTGGCACTTTTTGCGCGCCAACGCAATCGACTTTTGTGTCGTTGGACCGGCACAGACCAAGTACGTTACCGACAAGGTCCTGGAAAGCCTATGTGCCCTACAAATTGGTGAAGACGGGGTGGCACGGCCAATCAAGGTCAAAACCGAACACAAGGATTAA